A single window of Sulfitobacter sp. JL08 DNA harbors:
- the hutU gene encoding urocanate hydratase codes for MSDPRHNIRDVFPATGTEITAKSWLTEAPMRMLMNNLHPDVAENPHELVVYGGIGRAARTWADFDQIVASLKSLEADETLLVQSGKPVGVFKTHENAPRVLIANSNLVPHWANWDHFNELDKRGLAMYGQMTAGSWIYIGTQGIVQGTYETFVEAGRQHYGGDLTGKWILTGGLGGMGGAQPLAAVMAGACCLAVECNPDSIDFRLRTKYLDEKAETLDEALTMIERWTKAGEAKSVGLLGNAADVFPELVKRMKAGGIRPDIVTDQTSAHDPLNGYLPQGWSMGEWRAKRESDPKAVEKAARASMKVHVAAMVDFWNADVPTLDYGNNIRQVALEEGLENAFAFPGFVPAYIRPLFCRGVGPFRWCALSGDPEDIYKTDAKVKELIPDDPHLHKWLDMARERISFQGLPARICWVGLGQRDKLGLAFNEMVRTGELKAPVVIGRDHLDSGSVASPNRETESMKDGSDAVSDWPLLNALLNTASGATWVSLHHGGGVGMGFSQHSGMVICCDGTAEADARIARVLWNDPATGVMRHADAGYDIALDCARENGLNLPGILDR; via the coding sequence ATGAGCGATCCAAGACACAATATCCGTGATGTTTTCCCCGCCACCGGCACCGAAATCACCGCAAAAAGCTGGCTGACCGAGGCCCCGATGCGGATGCTGATGAACAATCTGCATCCCGATGTGGCCGAAAACCCGCATGAGCTGGTGGTTTATGGCGGCATCGGGCGCGCGGCACGTACATGGGCCGATTTTGACCAGATCGTGGCGTCCTTGAAATCACTTGAAGCGGATGAAACCCTGCTGGTCCAGTCGGGCAAGCCGGTGGGGGTGTTCAAGACCCATGAAAACGCCCCCCGCGTGTTGATCGCGAATTCTAATCTGGTGCCGCACTGGGCCAACTGGGACCATTTCAACGAACTGGATAAGCGCGGGCTGGCGATGTACGGCCAGATGACGGCCGGATCGTGGATTTACATCGGCACGCAGGGCATCGTGCAAGGCACCTATGAAACCTTTGTCGAGGCAGGGCGCCAGCACTACGGCGGCGATCTGACCGGCAAATGGATTCTCACAGGCGGTCTGGGTGGGATGGGCGGTGCGCAGCCGCTGGCGGCGGTCATGGCCGGCGCGTGCTGTCTGGCGGTGGAATGCAATCCCGACAGCATCGATTTCCGCCTGCGCACGAAATATCTGGACGAAAAGGCCGAAACGCTGGACGAAGCACTGACGATGATCGAGCGCTGGACCAAGGCGGGCGAGGCGAAATCCGTGGGCCTTCTGGGCAATGCGGCGGATGTGTTTCCCGAACTGGTCAAACGCATGAAAGCAGGCGGCATCCGCCCCGACATCGTGACAGATCAGACATCGGCGCATGATCCGCTGAACGGCTATCTGCCGCAAGGCTGGAGCATGGGCGAGTGGCGGGCAAAACGCGAAAGCGATCCCAAGGCCGTTGAAAAGGCGGCACGCGCCAGCATGAAAGTGCATGTCGCCGCGATGGTCGATTTCTGGAATGCGGATGTGCCGACACTGGATTACGGCAACAACATAAGGCAGGTCGCACTGGAAGAAGGGCTGGAAAACGCTTTTGCGTTTCCGGGATTCGTACCCGCCTATATCCGCCCGCTGTTCTGTCGCGGGGTAGGGCCGTTCCGCTGGTGTGCCCTGTCGGGTGATCCCGAAGACATTTACAAGACGGATGCCAAGGTCAAGGAACTGATCCCGGATGATCCGCATCTGCACAAGTGGCTGGATATGGCGCGCGAGCGCATCAGCTTTCAGGGCCTGCCCGCGCGCATCTGCTGGGTTGGTCTGGGCCAGCGCGACAAGCTGGGTCTTGCGTTCAACGAAATGGTGCGCACCGGCGAGTTGAAAGCACCGGTGGTCATCGGGCGCGACCATCTGGACAGCGGTTCGGTGGCCAGCCCCAACCGCGAAACGGAAAGCATGAAGGACGGATCGGACGCGGTCAGCGACTGGCCGTTGCTGAACGCGTTGCTGAACACCGCAAGCGGGGCAACTTGGGTATCCCTGCATCACGGCGGCGGCGTGGGCATGGGGTTCAGCCAGCATTCGGGCATGGTGATCTGCTGTGACGGCACAGCCGAGGCCGATGCCCGCATCGCACGGGTTCTGTGGAACGATCCGGCAACCGGCGTCATGCGTCACGCGGATGCAGGGTATGACATCGCGCTGGACTGCGCGCGCGAGAACGGGTTGAATTTGCCGGGGATTCTGGACCGGTAA
- a CDS encoding aromatic ring-hydroxylating dioxygenase subunit alpha: MFLKNAWYVAAWDHEITRDLQQITVLGEKICVFRLESGYLVGLGDACPHRKLPLSKGRIKGDHVECGYHGLTFDCAGQCVWAPGTGRIPSEARVHAYPLHEKYGLVWIWMGNPALADASEIFEIENYDQPDWGINRGAAMELDCNCLLMCDNLLDPTHVAWVHEGSFASAATKDTPLRVTKTDSGVILRRWMMDHEPAPFYKKVIGFQGNCDRLQHYEVRYPSHALTRAVFTPAGPCGPDGPRRPLSWTAIIS, from the coding sequence ATGTTTCTGAAGAACGCGTGGTACGTCGCAGCATGGGATCACGAGATCACGCGGGATCTGCAACAGATCACCGTTCTGGGTGAAAAGATTTGCGTATTTCGTCTGGAATCCGGTTATCTTGTCGGGCTTGGGGACGCGTGCCCGCACCGCAAGCTGCCCCTCTCCAAAGGCCGGATCAAGGGCGATCATGTGGAATGCGGCTATCACGGGCTGACATTTGATTGCGCCGGGCAATGTGTGTGGGCGCCGGGCACCGGGCGCATCCCGTCCGAGGCGCGCGTGCATGCCTATCCTTTGCACGAAAAATACGGGCTTGTCTGGATCTGGATGGGCAATCCCGCGCTGGCGGATGCGTCCGAAATATTCGAGATTGAAAACTATGATCAACCCGATTGGGGCATCAATCGTGGGGCCGCGATGGAGCTGGACTGCAATTGTCTGCTGATGTGCGACAATCTGCTGGACCCGACCCATGTGGCCTGGGTGCACGAAGGCAGCTTTGCTAGCGCCGCCACCAAGGACACGCCGTTGCGGGTGACCAAGACAGACAGCGGCGTGATCTTGCGCCGCTGGATGATGGATCACGAACCGGCGCCGTTTTATAAGAAGGTGATCGGCTTTCAGGGCAATTGCGACAGGCTTCAGCATTACGAAGTGCGCTATCCGTCCCATGCGCTAACCAGGGCGGTGTTTACCCCGGCCGGACCCTGCGGGCCGGATGGCCCGCGGCGACCTTTGTCATGGACAGCTATAATTTCATGA
- the hutH gene encoding histidine ammonia-lyase yields MIVLEPGAVTLETLRDLYRDGTATRLADSARAGVEASAAVVARAAAGEDAVYGINTGFGKLASKKIAPKDTATLQRNLILSHCCGVGDPLPTDKTRLMMVLKLLSLGRGASGVRWDVIAQIEVMLKHGVIPVIPSQGSVGASGDLAPLAHMAATMIGAGEAQYQGQRMSSADALTKAGLQPIVLGPKEGLGLINGTQFSTACALAGLFESWRMVEASMVIASLTTDAIMGSTAPLMAGIHDLRGHAGQIDVAREMRAIMDGSEIRESHREDDTRVQDPYCIRCQPQVVGAALDVLRAAARTLQIEANAVTDNPLVLVDEGQIVSGGNFHAEYVGFAADQIALAVAEIGAIAQRRVALMVDPTLNHDLPPFLTPDPGLNSGFMIAEVTTAALMSENKHLANPCVTDSTPTSANQEDHVSMAAHGALRLGRMTQNLSVILGVEAMCAAQGIEARAPLVTSPPLQAVLAMVRTRVPSLKEDRYLAPDIEAASAMVRSGDFARTANVAVPF; encoded by the coding sequence ATGATCGTTCTGGAACCGGGCGCGGTGACGCTGGAAACATTGCGCGACCTTTATCGCGATGGCACAGCGACGCGGCTGGCGGACAGCGCGCGCGCAGGTGTCGAGGCGTCGGCGGCGGTGGTGGCAAGGGCCGCAGCAGGGGAGGATGCCGTCTATGGCATCAACACCGGCTTTGGCAAACTGGCCAGCAAGAAAATCGCCCCCAAGGACACGGCGACCTTGCAGCGCAATCTGATCCTGTCCCATTGCTGCGGTGTCGGTGATCCGCTGCCTACGGACAAAACCCGCCTGATGATGGTCCTGAAATTGCTGTCGCTGGGGCGCGGGGCATCCGGTGTGCGCTGGGATGTGATCGCCCAGATCGAAGTGATGCTGAAACACGGCGTGATCCCTGTAATTCCGTCTCAGGGTTCGGTTGGGGCATCGGGCGATCTGGCCCCGCTGGCCCACATGGCCGCAACCATGATCGGCGCGGGCGAGGCGCAGTATCAGGGCCAGCGCATGTCCAGTGCCGATGCTTTGACCAAAGCGGGCCTGCAGCCCATTGTGCTGGGCCCGAAAGAGGGGTTGGGCCTGATCAACGGCACCCAGTTTTCTACGGCCTGCGCGCTGGCGGGCCTTTTTGAAAGCTGGCGCATGGTCGAAGCATCGATGGTAATCGCATCGCTGACCACCGACGCGATCATGGGTTCCACAGCGCCGCTGATGGCGGGCATCCACGATCTGCGCGGCCACGCCGGACAGATTGATGTGGCCCGCGAAATGCGCGCCATCATGGACGGGTCCGAAATCCGCGAAAGCCATCGCGAAGATGACACCCGCGTGCAGGATCCGTATTGCATCCGCTGCCAGCCACAGGTTGTCGGGGCCGCGCTGGATGTGTTGCGCGCCGCTGCCCGCACCTTGCAGATCGAAGCCAACGCCGTAACTGACAATCCGCTGGTTCTGGTGGACGAGGGCCAGATCGTATCGGGTGGAAACTTTCATGCTGAATATGTCGGTTTCGCCGCCGATCAGATCGCGCTTGCCGTGGCTGAAATCGGGGCCATTGCCCAACGCCGCGTCGCGTTGATGGTGGATCCGACGCTCAACCATGATCTGCCGCCGTTTCTGACGCCCGATCCCGGGCTGAACAGCGGTTTCATGATCGCCGAAGTGACAACAGCGGCGCTAATGAGTGAAAACAAACACCTCGCGAATCCCTGCGTGACAGACAGCACCCCAACCTCTGCCAATCAGGAGGATCACGTAAGCATGGCGGCCCATGGTGCGTTGCGCCTTGGGCGGATGACGCAAAACCTGTCGGTCATTCTGGGGGTCGAAGCGATGTGTGCAGCGCAAGGGATCGAAGCGCGCGCGCCGCTGGTCACATCGCCCCCCTTGCAGGCGGTGCTTGCGATGGTGCGCACCCGCGTTCCCAGTCTGAAGGAAGACCGCTATCTTGCGCCCGACATAGAAGCGGCCAGCGCGATGGTACGATCCGGCGATTTTGCCAGAACCGCCAATGTCGCGGTGCCGTTTTGA
- the phnC gene encoding phosphonate ABC transporter ATP-binding protein, protein MLRLEKLVKTYKTGDQALKAVDLDVPEGQVLALIGPSGAGKSTLIRCINRLVEPTSGNVYLDDVELTGLSAGALRRERRRMGMIFQEYALVERLTVMENVLSGRLGYVGFWRSFLRRYPQADVDEAFRLLDRVGLAHMADKRADELSGGQRQRVGICRALIQNPALLLVDEPTASLDPKTSRQIMRLICELCKERGLAAIINIHDVALAQMFVQRVIGLRVGAVEFDGPPEGLTPDVLTTIYGEENWEATIEKVEDEEGIEEKVEV, encoded by the coding sequence ATGCTGCGGCTTGAGAAGCTTGTAAAGACTTATAAAACTGGCGATCAGGCCCTGAAAGCCGTTGATCTGGACGTTCCCGAAGGTCAGGTTCTGGCATTGATCGGTCCATCCGGCGCCGGTAAATCAACGCTGATCCGCTGCATCAATCGGTTGGTCGAACCGACCTCGGGCAATGTTTATCTGGACGATGTGGAACTGACCGGATTGTCGGCAGGTGCGTTGCGCCGCGAACGCCGCCGCATGGGGATGATCTTTCAGGAATACGCACTGGTTGAACGGCTGACCGTGATGGAAAACGTGTTGTCGGGCCGGTTGGGCTATGTCGGGTTCTGGCGCAGCTTCCTGCGCCGTTATCCGCAAGCAGATGTCGACGAAGCCTTTCGCCTGCTGGATCGTGTCGGGCTGGCCCATATGGCGGATAAACGTGCCGACGAACTGTCGGGCGGACAGCGCCAGCGTGTCGGTATCTGCCGCGCGCTGATCCAGAACCCCGCCCTGTTGCTGGTGGATGAACCGACCGCGTCACTTGATCCCAAGACATCGCGCCAGATCATGCGTCTGATCTGTGAACTGTGCAAGGAACGCGGCCTGGCTGCGATCATCAACATTCACGATGTCGCGCTGGCGCAGATGTTCGTACAACGCGTGATCGGCCTGCGGGTTGGCGCAGTAGAGTTTGACGGCCCGCCCGAAGGTCTGACCCCCGATGTTCTGACCACGATCTACGGCGAAGAAAATTGGGAAGCGACCATCGAAAAGGTCGAGGACGAGGAAGGTATCGAAGAAAAGGTTGAAGTATGA
- the hutG gene encoding N-formylglutamate deformylase, translating to MSVDIEILRGDSPLILGLPHTGTILPDAVRTALNDTGLAMADTDWHIHDLYDGLVEGVTTVRTPVHRYAIDVNRDPTGASLYPGQKTTGLCPLTDFDGHAIYQSGAEPDADEVERRRLAYHAPYHAALKAELTRLRALHGFALLFDCHSIRSRIPFLFDGTLPDFNIGTNEGATCDTAIQSAVLARCTAAKAYSTVLNGRFKGGWTTRHYGRPEQGWHAIQMELAQSTYMIESPPWSYLPDRARTTRAILKPILTDLTQWRPA from the coding sequence TTGAGCGTGGACATCGAAATCCTGCGCGGGGACAGCCCGCTGATTTTGGGCCTGCCGCATACCGGCACGATCCTGCCGGATGCGGTGCGAACAGCGCTGAACGACACCGGTTTGGCGATGGCTGATACCGACTGGCACATTCACGATCTTTATGACGGTCTGGTCGAGGGCGTGACCACCGTGCGTACGCCGGTGCACCGCTACGCCATCGACGTGAACCGCGACCCGACCGGGGCCAGCCTTTATCCGGGGCAGAAAACCACCGGTCTGTGCCCGCTGACCGATTTTGACGGCCACGCGATCTATCAGTCGGGTGCAGAGCCTGACGCGGACGAGGTTGAACGCCGCCGCCTTGCCTATCACGCGCCCTATCATGCCGCGCTGAAAGCGGAATTGACCCGCCTGCGCGCGCTTCACGGTTTTGCCCTGCTATTTGATTGCCATTCGATCCGATCCCGCATCCCGTTCCTGTTTGACGGCACGCTGCCGGATTTCAACATCGGCACCAATGAAGGGGCAACCTGCGATACCGCCATTCAATCGGCGGTGCTGGCGCGATGCACTGCCGCCAAAGCCTATAGCACGGTGTTGAACGGCCGGTTCAAAGGCGGCTGGACAACGCGCCATTATGGCCGCCCCGAACAGGGGTGGCATGCCATTCAGATGGAACTGGCGCAATCGACCTACATGATCGAAAGCCCCCCGTGGAGCTATCTGCCCGATCGTGCCCGGACAACACGCGCGATCCTGAAACCCATCCTGACCGATCTGACCCAATGGAGGCCCGCATGA
- a CDS encoding IS481 family transposase, with translation MGQVRHGSATTTHAVRAAIQRSQASLAQLSQELGINPKTVAKWRKRQSVEDLKTGPKEPRSTVLTEAEEATIVAFRRHTLLPLDDCLYALQPSIPHLTRSALHRCLQRHGISRLPDVEGDKPKRQKFKRYPIGFFHIDIAEVETAEGKLYLFVGIDRTSKFAVTQLVEKADRKTAWEFLQHMLEGVPYQVHTILTDNGIQFAEQPRNRNTIYSRAMRFDMICEANGIEHRLTKPNHPWTNGQVERMNRTIKDATVKRFHYENHDQLRTHLADFMAAYNFARRLKTLGGLTPYEYICKIWTSEPDRFIINPIHQMPGLNT, from the coding sequence ATGGGACAAGTTCGTCACGGGAGCGCCACGACCACGCACGCCGTCAGAGCTGCAATACAGCGATCGCAAGCTTCGCTCGCGCAACTGAGCCAGGAACTTGGCATCAATCCCAAGACGGTAGCGAAGTGGCGCAAACGCCAGTCCGTTGAAGACCTGAAGACGGGGCCGAAGGAGCCACGCTCGACGGTTCTAACCGAAGCCGAGGAAGCGACCATCGTCGCATTCAGACGGCATACATTGTTGCCGCTGGACGATTGTCTCTATGCTCTGCAGCCGTCCATCCCACATCTGACGCGTTCGGCGCTGCATCGGTGCCTGCAGCGACATGGCATCTCTCGATTGCCTGACGTGGAAGGCGACAAGCCGAAGCGCCAGAAGTTCAAGCGCTACCCTATCGGCTTCTTCCATATCGACATCGCCGAGGTGGAAACCGCTGAGGGCAAGCTTTACCTGTTCGTCGGCATTGACCGCACAAGCAAATTTGCCGTGACCCAACTTGTCGAGAAGGCAGACAGGAAGACAGCCTGGGAGTTCTTGCAGCACATGCTCGAAGGTGTGCCTTATCAGGTGCATACCATTCTGACAGACAACGGCATTCAGTTCGCAGAGCAGCCTAGAAACCGCAACACCATCTATTCCCGGGCAATGCGCTTCGACATGATTTGCGAGGCCAACGGGATCGAACATCGCCTGACGAAGCCCAACCACCCGTGGACCAACGGCCAGGTCGAGCGGATGAACCGGACGATCAAGGACGCGACCGTCAAACGCTTCCACTACGAAAACCACGATCAGTTGCGAACACACCTCGCCGACTTCATGGCGGCCTACAACTTCGCACGCAGGCTGAAGACCCTCGGCGGTCTAACGCCCTACGAATACATCTGCAAAATCTGGACATCAGAGCCAGATCGATTCATCATCAACCCGATCCACCAGATGCCGGGACTGAACACCTAG
- the phnE gene encoding phosphonate ABC transporter, permease protein PhnE — MPVRDAQGLKLWQRRTGRESLFHWVLWLIGIAIFAYCWQQISQATTWFFVWDAPRIADDIWTRATPPKWEYITQLGKPIWDTLNIATLGTIISLFLAVPVAFLAASNTTPSRYFIRPIALLIIVSTRSINSLIWALLLIAIIGPGVFAGVIAIAIRSIGFCAKLLYEAIEEINHSQVEAITATGASRWQVMAYGIVPQIMPAFAGIAVFRWDINIRESTVLGLVGAGGIGLQLSSSLNVLAWPQVSLILLVILAAVVISEWVSAKVRGAII, encoded by the coding sequence ATGCCGGTACGTGATGCACAGGGATTGAAGTTATGGCAGCGCCGCACCGGGCGCGAAAGCCTGTTCCACTGGGTGTTGTGGCTGATCGGGATCGCGATCTTTGCCTATTGCTGGCAGCAGATTTCGCAGGCAACCACATGGTTTTTCGTCTGGGACGCGCCGCGCATCGCCGATGATATCTGGACACGCGCAACCCCGCCCAAATGGGAATATATCACACAACTGGGCAAACCCATCTGGGACACGCTGAACATCGCGACGCTGGGCACCATCATTTCGCTGTTTCTTGCCGTGCCTGTGGCGTTTCTGGCAGCAAGCAACACCACCCCGTCGCGATACTTTATCCGCCCGATCGCGCTGCTGATCATCGTCTCGACCCGTTCGATCAATTCATTGATCTGGGCGTTGTTGCTGATCGCGATCATCGGACCGGGTGTGTTTGCCGGCGTCATTGCCATTGCCATCCGCTCGATCGGGTTCTGTGCCAAGTTGCTTTACGAAGCGATCGAGGAAATCAATCATTCACAGGTCGAGGCAATCACCGCCACAGGCGCATCGCGCTGGCAGGTTATGGCCTACGGGATTGTGCCGCAGATCATGCCTGCTTTCGCCGGTATCGCCGTATTCCGCTGGGACATCAACATTCGGGAAAGCACGGTCCTGGGCCTTGTTGGCGCGGGCGGCATCGGCTTGCAGCTCTCTTCATCGCTCAACGTGCTGGCCTGGCCTCAGGTGTCGCTTATTCTGCTGGTCATTCTGGCCGCAGTGGTGATTTCGGAATGGGTTTCGGCCAAGGTGCGCGGCGCGATTATCTAG
- the phnD gene encoding phosphate/phosphite/phosphonate ABC transporter substrate-binding protein, with product MKHTNTLLSGAALALVMSLAGPAAAQDCPRGDLDKMFCDADGDLLADTPTDPAQQVDPDTLIFAYTPVEDPAVYKEAWSDFLTHLEKETGKSVVFFPVQSNAAQIEAMRSGRLHIAGFNTGSNPLAVNCAGFNPFTIMASEDGNFGYEMEIITYPDSGIETPADIKGKQLAFTSPTSNSGFKAPSAILKADFGLEAETDFEPVFSGKHDNSILGVANKDYPAAAIANSVMSRMIERDVIKPDQVVSIYKSQTFPTTGFGTAHNLTPELKETIRNAFFNFEWEGSSLKAEFEKSNEGQFLPMTYKEFWDVIRKIDAANGVSYACE from the coding sequence ATGAAACACACAAATACACTCTTGTCTGGTGCGGCACTGGCCCTTGTCATGTCTTTGGCCGGCCCTGCTGCAGCCCAGGATTGCCCGCGCGGCGATCTTGATAAAATGTTCTGCGACGCTGATGGTGATCTGCTTGCGGATACACCAACAGATCCCGCACAACAGGTTGATCCAGACACTCTGATCTTTGCCTATACACCGGTCGAAGATCCCGCCGTCTACAAGGAAGCATGGTCTGATTTCCTGACGCATCTGGAAAAAGAAACCGGAAAATCCGTGGTGTTCTTTCCAGTGCAAAGCAATGCGGCACAGATTGAGGCGATGCGGTCCGGACGTCTGCATATCGCAGGGTTCAACACCGGATCTAACCCGCTGGCTGTAAACTGCGCAGGTTTCAATCCGTTCACCATCATGGCCTCGGAAGATGGCAATTTCGGATACGAGATGGAGATCATCACCTATCCTGATTCCGGCATCGAAACGCCCGCGGATATCAAGGGCAAGCAACTGGCCTTTACCTCACCGACGTCGAATTCCGGCTTCAAGGCACCGTCTGCGATTCTCAAGGCTGATTTCGGTCTGGAAGCGGAAACGGATTTCGAGCCGGTGTTTTCGGGCAAGCACGACAATTCGATTCTTGGCGTGGCGAACAAGGATTATCCCGCGGCCGCCATCGCCAATTCCGTGATGAGCCGGATGATCGAGCGGGACGTGATCAAACCCGATCAGGTCGTTTCGATCTACAAATCACAAACCTTTCCGACAACAGGATTTGGCACCGCCCACAACCTGACCCCGGAACTGAAAGAGACAATTCGCAACGCGTTCTTCAATTTTGAATGGGAAGGCAGTTCACTGAAAGCCGAATTCGAGAAATCGAACGAGGGCCAGTTCCTGCCGATGACCTACAAGGAATTCTGGGATGTGATCCGCAAGATCGACGCCGCAAACGGCGTCAGCTATGCGTGTGAATAA
- the hutI gene encoding imidazolonepropionase — MSQTEPYVLTDARIATLADGADGYGMIEGGAVVVNDGRIAWAGALSDLPDEYAAWRHLPQQGRLITPALIDCHTHIVFGGNRALEFEMRLNGASYEEVARAGGGIVSTVRDTRGASEEELTAWALPRLDALIADGASVVEVKSGYGLDIETELRMLRAARALGTVRTVQIKSTFLGAHATAAEYAGRNDAYIDEVCIPALRAAHSEGLVDAVDGFCENIAFNPDQIERVFKVARELDLPVKLHAEQLSHQGGTALAARYSALSVDHVEYATEQDARAMAAAGSVAVILPGAFYTIRETQAPPIAEFRKHNVAMALATDCNPGSSPLTSLLLAMNMGCTLFRMTPAEALAGVTCHAAKALGIPDKGCVAAGYCADLAIWNVQAPGELAYRIGFNPLHKRIVGGAI, encoded by the coding sequence ATGTCCCAGACAGAACCCTATGTTCTTACCGATGCCCGGATTGCGACACTGGCTGACGGGGCCGATGGCTACGGGATGATCGAAGGTGGTGCCGTTGTCGTAAATGATGGACGGATCGCGTGGGCCGGTGCGCTAAGCGATTTGCCAGATGAATACGCAGCATGGCGCCATCTGCCGCAACAGGGCAGACTGATCACGCCGGCGCTGATTGATTGTCATACCCATATCGTGTTTGGCGGCAACCGCGCGCTGGAGTTTGAAATGCGCCTGAACGGCGCAAGCTATGAAGAAGTTGCGCGCGCTGGCGGCGGTATCGTGTCGACCGTGCGTGATACGCGCGGCGCGTCCGAGGAAGAACTGACAGCGTGGGCCTTGCCCCGGCTGGACGCGCTGATCGCCGACGGCGCAAGCGTTGTCGAGGTGAAATCCGGCTACGGGCTGGATATCGAAACCGAACTGCGGATGCTGCGTGCAGCGCGCGCGCTTGGGACGGTGCGCACGGTGCAGATCAAAAGCACATTTCTGGGGGCGCATGCCACAGCGGCCGAATATGCAGGCCGTAACGACGCCTATATTGATGAGGTGTGCATTCCCGCCCTGCGCGCTGCCCATAGCGAAGGATTGGTGGATGCGGTGGACGGATTCTGCGAAAACATCGCCTTCAACCCCGACCAGATCGAACGCGTGTTCAAGGTGGCCCGTGAATTGGACCTTCCGGTAAAGCTGCACGCCGAACAGCTAAGCCATCAGGGCGGCACAGCCCTTGCCGCACGGTATAGCGCGCTGTCGGTCGATCATGTGGAATACGCAACCGAACAGGATGCGCGGGCGATGGCGGCAGCAGGGTCGGTTGCAGTGATCCTGCCGGGCGCATTTTACACCATCCGGGAAACGCAGGCACCCCCGATCGCGGAATTTCGCAAGCACAACGTGGCGATGGCGCTGGCCACGGATTGTAACCCCGGATCATCGCCGCTGACATCGCTGTTGCTGGCGATGAACATGGGCTGCACCCTGTTCCGGATGACACCCGCAGAAGCGCTGGCCGGTGTCACGTGCCACGCTGCAAAGGCGCTGGGCATCCCGGACAAGGGGTGTGTTGCCGCCGGATATTGCGCCGACCTGGCCATCTGGAATGTGCAGGCCCCGGGTGAATTGGCCTATCGCATAGGGTTCAACCCGTTGCACAAACGGATCGTCGGAGGCGCTATATGA
- the phnE gene encoding phosphonate ABC transporter, permease protein PhnE: MSAAEFDVSQRLGKPWKKPPFVQRTWLRWVLILGFIAYLIASFMTIEVNWSRVYEGLERGKQFVLAFTSPDFTSRSSDIWEGMAESIIMTVASSVLGIIISIPIALGAARNVAPLPIYLICRSIIAVSRALQEIIVAILLVAIFGFGPLAGFLTLSFATIGFLSKLLAEDIESMDRVQAEAIKASGASWMQWINYGVQPQVMPRLIGLSMYRLDINFRESAILGLVGAGGIGATLNTAFDRYEYDTAAAILLLIIVIVMALEYLSGVIRARVQ; this comes from the coding sequence ATGAGCGCCGCCGAGTTCGATGTCTCGCAACGTTTGGGAAAGCCCTGGAAAAAACCGCCTTTCGTGCAACGCACCTGGCTGCGCTGGGTTCTGATACTGGGTTTCATTGCCTATCTGATCGCATCCTTCATGACGATCGAGGTCAACTGGTCGCGCGTTTACGAAGGTCTGGAACGCGGCAAACAGTTTGTTCTGGCATTCACCAGCCCCGATTTCACATCGCGGTCATCCGACATCTGGGAAGGCATGGCCGAAAGCATCATCATGACAGTCGCCTCGTCTGTTCTGGGCATTATCATATCGATCCCGATCGCTTTGGGGGCTGCGCGCAACGTGGCCCCCCTGCCGATCTATCTGATCTGCCGGTCGATCATCGCAGTCAGTCGGGCCTTGCAGGAAATCATCGTGGCGATCTTGCTGGTTGCCATCTTCGGATTTGGCCCGCTGGCCGGTTTCCTGACGCTGAGTTTCGCGACCATCGGCTTTCTTTCAAAGCTGCTGGCCGAAGATATCGAAAGCATGGATCGCGTGCAGGCCGAAGCGATCAAGGCGTCGGGGGCCAGCTGGATGCAGTGGATCAACTACGGCGTCCAGCCGCAGGTGATGCCGCGCCTGATCGGGCTAAGCATGTACCGGCTTGATATCAACTTTCGCGAAAGCGCGATCCTGGGGCTGGTCGGTGCGGGCGGTATCGGCGCCACGCTGAACACGGCATTTGACCGGTACGAATACGATACGGCTGCCGCGATCCTGTTGCTGATCATCGTGATCGTCATGGCACTGGAATACCTGTCCGGCGTGATCCGCGCGAGGGTTCAGTAA